The DNA sequence TCCGCTTATCACATCCAACAAACCAAACGCGGGAAAATAATCAGATACAAAGAAGGAGCTCGTGAGCACTCCAAATCCCCTCGTAATTTGAAGGAACCTTTCCGTTTCCGCCCCTTCCTCCTCGTACCTCTTCCCAAACACAATCCCGCACACCATGCGGACGCTAGTGGCCATGGTTGCCTCGCTAAGATTTATTTCTTGTGTGAGAGGGGAGGAGGTTGAATCCGAGATCCTCATGATCATACGAGCAATCTCTTGTTCGCGAATGGGGCGATACAATTGGACTTTTTTGGTGCTTAAGAGATGAATGCGTGTGATCTTCTTCATCTCCCGCCATTCTTTGTTGTAGGGTGTGAAGCCGATGTCGGAGCCGTTGTAGGAGAGTTTTTGCATCCCTAATAATTTTGGTCTGCTGCAAAAGGCTAAATCTTGGATTTTCATTACTTGTTTAGCTAATTCGGGTGAGGAAACTACTATGGCAGGAATGGAGCCAAGTTTCATGTGGATGATGGGGCCGTGTTTTTTGGAGAGGTTGTGGAGGTAGATGTGTGGGTCCGTGGCCTTGGCGAGCTGGTGGAGGTTTCCGATTAACGGGAGAGGCCGTGGGCCGGGTGGTAGAGTGGTTTTTGCCTTAGGTTTGGGTTTGTGGAGGAGATAGAAAATCAAGAGTATTGGGAGGGTTATGGATAAGAGTAGTATCATTGTGATGGATGATTTGATGTGTTGGATTGAATGGTGAAGATTGGTGTTTGATCCTATATTTgtaatgatttattttcaaatgccAATATACCATGTGTAAaacaatttattcaaatattatatgtaCAATATAGTTTAGGGCATCCATATCATAGGTCGGTTACACTATTCAGTATTCACATACTTTTGGGTACTACTTCCTccatttcatagtaatagaaatatttcttttcggcacagagattaagaacaattgtgttagatgagttaagtaaaggaagaataaaatggaaaatgaaaaaaggttgagagatgaagagagaaaaaagtaaaagagagtaaagtagatgtgcacaaatgtgttgacttttaataaaaaaaaaatgattctattattatgaaaaatattaaaatgacaaaatgactctattactttggaacggagggaatactattTACATGTTTTAATAGTAAGAAGTTGAACATTTATATTGTCCATGTATTTTTCCGACAACTAATGGACTAATTCCCGTCCCGAAGGTCAGGGCACTGTTActatgtttaattttgtggcctacaaataatacaaaatcacATGGCACGAAATGTGCtacttgaaaatttaatagaGTAAATGTTAATATATCCTTCCAGCTGGCTTTTGGTATTATTCTAACCTAATGTTAAGTTAGGAGTATATAACCTAATATTAGTCCTAACCTAACATTAGGTTAGGAGTATATATCCTTCCAGCTGGCTTAATATTCcctttgtcccacaaaagatgtcatacttgTAGGACGATAccggattttaggaggttttgctttgtgtgttaaatggagagagaaaatttaatttttatattcatttcagATAGaacttttttccaaaatgagaaatgtgacatcttttgtgggacaaactaaaaaggaaagtgtgacatcttttgtgggacggagggagtatatcacaagtagtattccctccgtcccaaagaaGATTGACACACTTGAGAGATGATAtcagattttaggagatgttgtaattttgtgtgttaagtggtgagaaaaaatataattttataattgatatgAGAGGAAATTTTTTcgaaaagaggaaatgtgacatcttttgttggacaaactaaaaaggaaagtgtgacatccactatgggacggaggtagtaatactTTAATCAGACTTTAAGAAGTCAAATAACATGAACATGAATGCatgatcattttattctttctcttattttattagaaaaaaaattccttGACCATTAATTAAATCAGGAGATTACATAAATTTCTAATTGAATTAATCGGGTCGGGAACTGTTTATTTCGCCtacatctttaatttattctgTCCATGACTTTAATTTGTGAGGCAGCCCAACGAGTAATTAATTCGATCTGGGCCAAAGctaattaatttacatatttaacaTGAATTATTGAAGTCCACTAATTCTCTTGGCCCAAGTACTAAATCTTCACATACTACCATGACCATTAAGCCTAGCCCATCATCTCCCAATTAAATTAGTCTTAAGGTCCACctacaaatttaaatcctttgACCCAACAAAGGCCCAGAAAAGATATCTCTTTTTTGTATTTCCAAATTCTATAAGTCGAAGCatgttcatttatttttgtattaaaagtAGTGGCCTTGAAATGTATACAGGTTCTAAATCGAGATGTGGacttcataaataaattaaaatgaaattacaaaaataaaaaaatatccaaaaataataaaataaagatttcgCCCTTCTATACGTATCTCAAGCCCAATGTGACTTTCAAGTCATTCCAAGACTGGACGATAAATGCATTTTCGATGTCGATCGGTGGAATTACAACACACACTATGCATCTTTATATACATGCTCACACAAGCCCTTTAATTAACTAGTAAAACAGAAGATGCATATACAAATTAGGGCACAAGTAttaaatacacacatatacacacactAAACCCCATATCTCTTAGGCACAAGTATTAGGGCATTTTTCTTATGCACTGCAAGTCCACTAGTTGGATTTGTATCCAAATCTTGAGCATGAATTCCTCTTGGCAATTCCCAATCAAAACTATACACCAAATTTGCCACCATAAGCTCAGTTGCCAAAAATCCCATCGACACCCCCGAGCACATTCTCCTGCCCGACCCAAACGGAACGAGCCCAAAATCCTGCCCTTTCGAGTCGATTTCACTATTCAAGAATCTCTCAGGAACAAACTCATCTGGATTTTCCCAGTACTGTGGATCTCTCCCTATAGCATATACATTGACAAAAACCCTCGTTTTCGGCTTGATTTTGTAGCCATCAAGAAGGCATGCTTCCATTGTCTCTCTTGGCACAAGCAAAGGGCCCGGTGGATATAACCTCATGCTCTCATTTACTATGGCTTTTAGATATGGGAGTTTGGGAAGATCGTCTTCGTCTACTTTGCCCTTTTCTCCTACCAAACTTCGGATTTCGTTTTGCAATTTCTTCATAGCTTTGGGTGCTTTCATTAGGGCTGTCATTGTCCAGATTGTTACCGCTGGAGTTGTTTCTGTTGCAGCGACAATCATATTCTGCAAAAAGATAGAATATGTATTTAATCAATTACAATTATTAGGCCCTATTTGTTTCTAGCTATGTGACTAAATGGGACATGGTTTTAAGTTCAGAATTCGTAAcacattttcattataattccttttaaaatcatgtactCTAATAACTCGTAGATTCTAATCAACTGAATTATTTACACTATAGTAGCTAGGTGGAATTAACTCAACGATTATCTTAATATATAAACTATTACTCCATCCTACCTAACTAAGTAGGTGAAAATTACTCAACGTTTACGATcaaatttctcttttatcaCTACTTGCTAAACAAAtcactatctttttctttctactttaattCACTAAACAATTTCATCTTAAATCCtataaaattcatgaaattgaAGGGAGTACTTCATCTGTCCCATTATAACTGGTGCATGATTTTTAGGCTCACATATTTTAAGTagcatattaaaatatatataaaaacattttcttaaaaaatttatgtgcCTTAATCTAATATCATGGTTTTAGTGGGACAAACAATCTTATTTAAACGAGCAAATATATAAAGTTGGTGCATGATTTTTAGGCTCACATATTTGAAGTagcctataaaaatataaataaaatttaaaaaaaaaaaaaaaaatttacgtGCCTAAATCTAATATCATGGTTATAGTGGGACAAACAAACTTATTAAAATGAGCAACTACATAGTTTATACGTCACATAAAAATAGGctgaattttcattttccatccGTCCTATAAAATGGTTTAGATTCATTTATgagaacttttttccatctcattagtactttattatttataagcCCCACCATCCACTATATTACTAATTACTTTTCTCCACTACATTactaattactttttcttcttttatctTTACTTACCAATTATGGATTAAAGCCTATCATATCCTCAAATAGCCTATTTCTATTGGACCCTCAAATaacctatttctatgggactgAGGGAGTTTAGTAATGCCACTCTGTAAACTACATTTAAAACAAACTTACCATTAGAAGCCCTTTGATGTTATTCCAAGTGAGACCACTAGAAGAAGACTCGTCTTCTTTAAGCTTGATCAACACATCAAGCATATCTTCGACATCCTTCAtctccttcttcctcctcgATTCGAGATGCTCGTTGATGAGCTCTTGATAGAACTCATCCATGCCCTTACACATCGCATCCGCTCTCTTCACTCTTCCGCTTATCACATCAACCAAACCAAACGCGGGAAAGTAATCAGACACAAAGAATGAGCTCGTGAGCACGCTAAACCCCCTCGTTATCTGAAGGAACCGCTTCGTCTCCGCCCCTCCCTCCTCGTAGCTCTTCCCAAACACAATCCTGCACACCATGCGGACGCTAGCAGCCATGGTCACCTCACTAAGATTTATCTCTTGTCTGAGAGGGGAGGAGGTGGAAGCAGAGACCCTCGTGATCATACGAGCGATCTCTTGCTCGCGAATGGGGCGATACGATTGGACCTTTTTGGTGCTTAAGAGATGAATGTGTGTGATCTTCTTCATCTCACGCCATTCTTCGTTGTAGGGAGTGAAGACGATGTCCGAGCTGTTGTAGGAGAGTTTTTGCTGGCCTAGCAATTTTGGTCGGCTACAAAAGGCTAAATCTTGGATTTTCATTACTTGCTTGGCTAATTCGGCTGAGGAAACTACTATGGTAGGAATGGAGCCTAGTTTCATGTGGAGGATGGGGCCATATTTTTTGGAGAGGTGGTGGAGGTAGATGTGTGGGTCCGGGGCCGTGGCGAGCTGGTGGAGGTTTCCGATTAACGGGAGAGGCGGTGGGCCGGGTGGTAGAGTGGTTTTTGCCCgaggttttgttttatggAGGAGATAGAAAATCAATAGTATTGGGAGGGTTATGgataatagtagtatcattGTGTTGAGTGAGGGTTTGATGGATGATTGGGATGTTGTGATTTGAATTGTGAAGATTGGTGTTTGAtcctatatttataatgattttaatataCCATGTGTAAAACAATTTATTCTAATATTAAATGTACAATCTAGTTTAGGGCATCCATGTCACTGGTTGGTTACACTATTCATACTATTTACATCCTTTAATAGTTATGAGTGAACATTTATATTatccatgtatttttttttactatcaaCAATTCTTTAgtatttcctccgtcccatttaaGATGACCATATTTTTTAGTGATACAGGATTTTAGAAAGTGTTGTAGGTGGaataaagtggagagaaaaaaaagtagttgaatattttaacgAAGAGAGATGCGAAATGagtttatttccaaaattagaaaattgtcATCTTGACTGAGACAAATAATAAAGGAAATGTGGTCATCTTGAAtaagacagagggagtatgaaaaAGTTGAGCACATGCTGTTACGATATAAATCACATCCCACATTGCAAACAATGTATATGGATTGCTCTAACTATTAGTATGAGGCCTTTCGAGAAGTGTCCAGAGCAAAATCGTGAGGGTTTTGTCCTAAGAGAACAATATCAGACTGATGTGGTGTTTGTGTGCTCCGCCAAACCCGAACACATACATTATTCACGTGCTTCTGGGCACCGATATCAGACTAATTTGGAATTCGGGTGTCCTACCAAATCCCAACACAAACATTATTCACGTGCTTTTGAGCACAACTCGAACCGTACTAAGTACTAAGACGTTCAGTTGAgcactaaaaattaaaataatatcacgtGGCGGGCTCTGAGACGAGTACTGTGCTCTTACACGCCACAACACGGGCCTAATCCCCATCCCAAAGGCCAGGTCACTGTTACTTTGGCATGCCATGTGctacatgaaaaattaaatgagataatataatatatccTTCCAGCTGGCTCTGtgtataaatttgatttgtcCTAAAGCAatttaaatggagtatatgattgACTAAGAATATCACGATTCCCACGCTTAATACatccaattttatttgcagTTTTGTCAACAggaatttcaatattttccgAACCTAGCTAATAGTTTAATACtctcataaaataatatcaagcCGAACATAGATGTGACCTCTTTTCTTTCAAAGAATATGGACAAAATCACTTTTTATATCGTAGAAAAACAATTGGACAAATTTAAACTCCCATAAGATTGCAATAtcaaatattcttttatactTTAAACGACAATTAATAGTAGTCTCAGTATCACCAAGtaatatttccaaaaataacatttgattagtgatttattaatttgaggCCAAGCAAAGGCTTTGTATCCACTGTCTTCCGCACGGATCCCCGAAGGTTGATTCCCAGTCGAAACTATAGACTAGATTTGTGacacaaactaaaaagaaaatgcgATATCTATTATGCGTAGGGGGTAGTACTGTTGTTTACTATTGCTTTTAGATATGAAAATTAGGGCAAATCATCTTCGTCTACTTTGCCTTGTTTGCGTATCAAACTTCTGatttcattttgcaatttGTTCATAGTGTTGGTACCAATGAAAAGGCGCTATTCACGTGATTTTGAGAGCCACGAACTTATGTGCTTACAATTTCACCTTCTTATCTAATTTCcctatttcttcttttgtaaATACATAGCTTATAGTatattgattatataaaaatactgaaatttcaattgaaaCAACGAGAGCtaagtaattgaaataaactaaaaatttcataattgaaATGTGGAAAACTATAtgataaaacataaaacagaAAACTAAATTATATAGGAGAATAggtgtttttttaaataaaaataaaaataataaatataaataaaaaatattattttttgaatcatTAAGAATTAAAACAATATCACGTGGGCCTTAATTAGCcaacaaaaaattaacaggttttaacatttattttcaccaaattaaatataccaTGACCAGCAAATTCGTACTAATTGCAGCTTCgcattaataataaatatattaaatatatagcattattttttaaaccaTAACTCACATGATCGAATAAAATTGACTACTATAAGAAACGGGTCGACTTGCACATGCTAGATCTGGGTCCAATTGGACCTAAAgacaaaattttgatacaaattACATATGCCCGAATCCATTGGGATTCGTTGGatccaaattttgatgaataaaaatttgtatCTTAAACCTATAACTTAATAATGGTTAAAcctataaaatttgtatctTAAACGTATaacttaaatttgaaaaatacaaaggagtgaaacaaaaaataatttctggGATGtgcaataaacaaaaaatataaataacaagATTAATTTGATGAGGTAGACCAATATGATCTATCGTTCTGAACCGGAATAACATTACTCGAAACTAAACAACATAACTTTTAGGCACGACACGAAGcatgtttttcttcttcatggCGAGTCCAGGCAAAGGTTCCGTATCCACGTCTTCCTCACGGATCCCTGGAGGCAATTCCCAGTCGAAACTATAGACTAGATTCGCAACCGCTAGCTCCACATTCAGAAGTCCCATGCCCATTCCAGGGCACATTCTTCGCCCCGATCCGAACGGAAGAAACTCCAAATCTCTCACTTTGCCATCAATACCACTATTCAAGAACCTCTCAGGCACAAACTCATCAGGATTCTCCCAAGAGTTAGGATCTCTTGCAATTGTAAATGCATTTACAAAAACAGTTGTTTTTGGTTGAATTTGGAATCCATCTAGATTGCATCTCTCTATTGTTTCTCTTGGAATAAGAAGTGGACCAGGAGGGTGCAATCTCATGCTTTCATTTAATACTGCTTTTAGATATGGGAGTTTGGGCAATTCGTCTTCATCTACTTTGCCCTTTTTTCCTATCAAActtcttatttcattttgcaattttttcatAGTGTTGGGTGATTTCATTAGAGCTGTCATCGTCCAAACAATTGCGGCTGAACTTGTTTCTGCCCCTCCTACAAATATATCCTACCAggacataaaacaaaattaagtttacactatttaaatattggtTTCCAATATAAGGTtaagttttgaatttaatgTAGAAAGTTGatgtaataaaatgaataacatTAACTAGCAAAAATTTGTGCAAATGACAGCTTgcacataaacaaataaacagCATCTACATAtaacaagattttattttaaaaccaTAGATAACATTGCTACTACTGTAAGAAACGTGTCCACTTGCACATGCCAGGGCCAGGTCAAACGGGATCCgaatttaagtattttatagTCTTAATTCAATTTGGATTCAAAGGCATCCTAGATGACATTGTATTGAGCCACCTATATTATTCGACAAGTAAAGCATGAATCAATTTCGCCtgaataattatatacaaCCAAAGAAGTACTTCCTCTatcccttaaattttgtcacattttttattttattcagtcccacaaaatttgttatatttcacttttcactatttttggtagtggatttcatattccactaactcattccaactcacattttattataaaactaatatataaaaatagaactcaCTATCTACTAACTTtccaactcactttccattacatttgtTAAAATCCATGCCCGATCAAAGtctgacaaaatttaaggatAGAGGAgagtacatgatttttaagaTCAGATTTTATGTTTGTGGAAATATCCGAAAATACAACAAAAGTTCAATGCACTCCTAtcaatactactccctccgtttgtTCGTGAAATGTTAACcagttttaccatttcggtctgtcCGCGAAATGTTATCCACTTTgcttttttacctttttggtAAATGAACCCCACTTTCGACTAACTTATTAGTCttattacactcacattctactgcaaaaataatatataaatatgagacctacattctactaatttttccacttacttttcttcacatttcttaaaactcgtgtcaagtCAAACTTGGACAACATtccgtggacggagggagtattatattctataaatgcacatatttaaaaaacataaactaaacaaaaaaataacaaagagATCATACCAGTAGCATAGCTTTGATGTGATCCCATCCAAAATCAACAGAATTCATCTTTTGCTCCAATTTGAGATCAATCAACAAATCAAGAATGTCACCTCCTTCCTCCGCCGTCTCCTCCCTTCTCCGGCCAAGATGCTCATCGATCAGCTCCTGATAAAACGTATCCATATCCCGGCACGTCCTCTCTAGCCTCGTCAGCATCGCGGTGAGCCGATCCACCCATCCAAAGGCCGGAAAGTAATTCGAAACATATAGCGCCGCAGCCACGGCCTGCACATCTTCTAGAAGCTCGTAGAACCTTCCAGAACATTCCTTCCCAAACGCAACTCTGCATATCAAATTGCATCCAAAACTCACAACCATTTCATTCAAGTTCACGGCCTCCCGAGCGTGGGAGAAGCTCCAAATCTTCGAGATCATTTTGGAGATCTCGTCTTCCCGGATGGGGCGGTAGGATTGGATGCGCTTCGGGCTTAGGAGGTGAATGGATGTGATCTTTCTCATCTCCTTCCAGTAGTCGTTGTATggagagaagatgatgtcggaGTTGTTGTAGGAGAGTTTTTGCTGGCCTAAGGATTTTGGTCTGCCGCAGAAGGATGAATCTTGATTTTTGAGGACTTCTTTGGCTAGTTTTGGGGAGGAGACTACTAGGAGAGGGGTGGGGCCAAGTTTCATGTGAAGGATGGGACCATATGTTTGGGAGAGTTTGTGAAGGTAGAGGTGGAGGTTGGTTGCGGCCGCGAGGTGGTGGAGGTTTCCGATCAGCGGGAGTGGCCGCGGCCCGGGTGGGAGGGGGGATTTTTGTGGTTTTAGGGTTTTGTGGAGGAGGTATGAGATGAGGATTATTGGGAGTAATAGGAGCATCATTTTGAATGAATTGTGGTGTGATGAATGTGGAAGAATTAGGTTGTGATAGATAGTTAGAAAGTTTAGGTGTATGGAGAGAATGAGATTGTGGATGGGGGCTCTATTTAGTGCAGATAGTGATCGATTCCCAGTGACGAAAACTAGCCTATCAATTCTCAGGCCTTGTCAACATCCCGGTTCCatgacataaaattaatttttcaaagattatcaatttatttagaGCGATCATCAGAAACTTGCAAATATATATCTTTCTCAGCGAAAGTAAAGGTACAAAcattcaaaataaagttgtaCTACATACTATTTCGCAACTTATTCGATAAAACACATAAGCTCTTCAACTCGACAGATCTGAAACGATCttacaatttcaatttatttttattaataaccATATCACACTACAAATTCTTTTAAGTAAACTTGTACCCCGGTTTCTCAACTAGAATAAAATTACTCGAAACTAAACAGCATAACTTTTAGGCACGATACAAAGCGCGGTTTTCTTCTTAACGGCGAGTCCAGGCAAAGGCACCATATCCACATCATCCTCACGGATCCCGGGAGGCAATTCCCAGTCGAAACTATAGACTAGATTTGCAACCGCGAGCTCCACATTCAGAAGTCCCATGCCCATTCCAGGGCACATTCTTCGCCCCGATCCAAACGGAATAAACTCAAAATCTTTCCCTTTGCTATCAATACCACTATTCAAGAACCTCTCAGGCACAAACTCATTGGGATTGACCCAATAATCCGGATCTCTTGCAATTGTAAATGCATTCACAAAAACAGTTGTTTTTGGTTGGATTTGAAATCCATcaagattgcatttttctatAGTTTCTCTTGGTACAAGCAGTGGACCAGAAGAGTACAATCTCATGCTTTCATTTACTACTGCTTTTAGATATGGGAGTTTGGGCAAATCATCTTCATCTACTTTGCCTTTTTTTCCTATCAAACTTCTGATTTCATTTTGTAACTTGTTCATAATGCTGGGTGATTTCACTAGAGCTGCCATCGTCCAAATAATTGTGGCTGAACCTGTTTCTGCTCCGGCTACAAATATATCCTACAAGgagataaaacaaaactaagTTGATGTAATAACATTACCTTGatgtaataaaatgaatataacaTTAACTAGCAGATTTGTACTAGTGACAGCTTgcacataaacaaataaacaatatagatataacaagatattatttttaaaccTAACTAACATgagtagtataattaaattactgtTATAATATAAGAATGGGTCCACTTGCACATGCTACGGCCAGGTCAAATGGGACTTACAAATAAGAATTTTGATctgaattcaaatattttatagtcCAAGGGATTCGTTGGATCAAAGGGCTTGCCAAAATGACATTTTACTGAGCCATCCAAGTTAGTCGACAAGTCAAGGATGAATCAATTTCGCcagagtaataataataaaataaatccaaagtttatgaattttaagacCAGAATTTATGTTAgaaatccaaaaattatattgGACAAAAgtaagtttatgatttttaaggcCAGAATTTATGTTggaaaaatctaaaaattggACAAAAATTTGTATCACTCCTTTCAATTAACTAAAGAGACATATAGGAATATAATCAAATGgaaactctaaatattatacaaactccaaactataaTCTGGAccgttaaaaaatatcaaccgATGATAAAATAGTAACAACGAAAAATGTTCAACagtgatactgtgttgacattttttattgctactattttatcatctattaatattttctaacgATCCAGATCAtattttggagtttgtacaatatttagagtttgcattttatcagtTCATATTCTATAATGcccatattttaaaaaaagataaacacAACCAAAATTGAGCAATAAGATCATACCAGCAACATAGCTTTGACGTGATCCCATCCAAAATCAACAGAATTTATCTTTTGCTCCAATTTGAGATCAATCAACAAATCAAGAATGTCACCTCCTTCCTCCGCCGTCTCCTCCCTTCTCCGGCCAAGATGCTCATCGATCAGCTCCTGATAAAACGCATCCATATCCCGGCACGTCTCCTCGAGCTTCGTCAGCATCCCGGTGAGCCGGTCAACCCATCCGAAGGCCGGAAAGTAATCCGAAACATAGAATGCAGCCGCCACGGCCTGCACATCTTCTAGAAGCTCGTAGAACCTTCCAGAACATTCCTTCCCGAAGGCAACTCTGCATATCAAATTGCAGCCGAAACTCACAAGCGTCTCGCTCAAGTTCACGGCCTCCCGGTCGTGGGAGAAGCTCCGGATCTTCGAGATCATTTTAGAGATCTCGTCTTCCCGGATGGGGCGGTAGGATTGGACGCGCTTCGGGCTTAGGAGGTGAATGGATGTGATTTTTCTCATCTCTTTCCAGTAGTCGTTGTATggagagaagatgatgtcggaGTTGTTGTAGGAGAGTTTTTGTTGGCCTAACGATTTTGGTCTGCTGCAAAAGGATGAATCTTGATTTTTGAGGACTTGTTCGGCTAGTTTAGGGGAGGAGACTACTAGGAGAGGGGTGCGGCCGAGTTTCATGTGGATGATGGGGCCGTATTTTTGGGAGAGTTTGTGGAGGTAGAAGTGG is a window from the Salvia hispanica cultivar TCC Black 2014 chromosome 1, UniMelb_Shisp_WGS_1.0, whole genome shotgun sequence genome containing:
- the LOC125202491 gene encoding 6,7,8-trihydroxycoumarin synthase-like; the encoded protein is MILLLSITLPILLIFYLLHKTKPRAKTTLPPGPPPLPLIGNLHQLATAPDPHIYLHHLSKKYGPILHMKLGSIPTIVVSSAELAKQVMKIQDLAFCSRPKLLGQQKLSYNSSDIVFTPYNEEWREMKKITHIHLLSTKKVQSYRPIREQEIARMITRVSASTSSPLRQEINLSEVTMAASVRMVCRIVFGKSYEEGGAETKRFLQITRGFSVLTSSFFVSDYFPAFGLVDVISGRVKRADAMCKGMDEFYQELINEHLESRRKKEMKDVEDMLDVLIKLKEDESSSSGLTWNNIKGLLMNMIVAATETTPAVTIWTMTALMKAPKAMKKLQNEIRSLVGEKGKVDEDDLPKLPYLKAIVNESMRLYPPGPLLVPRETMEACLLDGYKIKPKTRVFVNVYAIGRDPQYWENPDEFVPERFLNSEIDSKGQDFGLVPFGSGRRMCSGVSMGFLATELMVANLVYSFDWELPRGIHAQDLDTNPTSGLAVHKKNALILVPKRYGV
- the LOC125202772 gene encoding 6,7,8-trihydroxycoumarin synthase-like; protein product: MMLLLLPIILISYLLHKTLKPQKSPLPPGPRPLPLIGNLHHLAAATNLHLYLHKLSQTYGPILHMKLGPTPLLVVSSPKLAKEVLKNQDSSFCGRPKSLGQQKLSYNNSDIIFSPYNDYWKEMRKITSIHLLSPKRIQSYRPIREDEISKMISKIWSFSHAREAVNLNEMVVSFGCNLICRVAFGKECSGRFYELLEDVQAVAAALYVSNYFPAFGWVDRLTAMLTRLERTCRDMDTFYQELIDEHLGRRREETAEEGGDILDLLIDLKLEQKMNSVDFGWDHIKAMLLDIFVGGAETSSAAIVWTMTALMKSPNTMKKLQNEIRSLIGKKGKVDEDELPKLPYLKAVLNESMRLHPPGPLLIPRETIERCNLDGFQIQPKTTVFVNAFTIARDPNSWENPDEFVPERFLNSGIDGKVRDLEFLPFGSGRRMCPGMGMGLLNVELAVANLVYSFDWELPPGIREEDVDTEPLPGLAMKKKNMLRVVPKSYVV
- the LOC125219523 gene encoding 6,7,8-trihydroxycoumarin synthase-like; the encoded protein is MILLLLSITLPIILISYLLHKTLKPPKSPLPPGPPPLPLIGNLHQLATATNLHFYLHKLSQKYGPIIHMKLGRTPLLVVSSPKLAEQVLKNQDSSFCSRPKSLGQQKLSYNNSDIIFSPYNDYWKEMRKITSIHLLSPKRVQSYRPIREDEISKMISKIRSFSHDREAVNLSETLVSFGCNLICRVAFGKECSGRFYELLEDVQAVAAAFYVSDYFPAFGWVDRLTGMLTKLEETCRDMDAFYQELIDEHLGRRREETAEEGGDILDLLIDLKLEQKINSVDFGWDHVKAMLLDIFVAGAETGSATIIWTMAALVKSPSIMNKLQNEIRSLIGKKGKVDEDDLPKLPYLKAVVNESMRLYSSGPLLVPRETIEKCNLDGFQIQPKTTVFVNAFTIARDPDYWVNPNEFVPERFLNSGIDSKGKDFEFIPFGSGRRMCPGMGMGLLNVELAVANLVYSFDWELPPGIREDDVDMVPLPGLAVKKKTALCIVPKSYAV